Proteins co-encoded in one Streptococcus parauberis NCFD 2020 genomic window:
- the ahpC gene encoding alkyl hydroperoxide reductase subunit C: protein MPLVGKEILEFSADAYHNGEFITVTSEDIKGKWAIFCFYPADFSFVCPTELGDLQDQYASLKSLGVEVYSVSTDTHFVHKAWHDDSEVVGKIEYTMIGDPSHKISEAFEVLSEDGLAQRGTFIIDPDGIIQMMEINADGIGRDASTLIDKIHAAQYIRQHPGEVCPAKWKEGSETLTPSLDLVGKI from the coding sequence ATGCCTTTAGTCGGAAAAGAAATTCTTGAATTTTCAGCGGACGCATATCATAATGGCGAGTTTATCACTGTTACTAGTGAGGATATTAAAGGGAAATGGGCAATTTTCTGTTTCTACCCTGCAGATTTCTCTTTTGTTTGTCCAACTGAACTTGGTGACTTACAAGATCAATATGCATCTCTTAAATCATTAGGTGTTGAAGTCTACTCAGTTTCTACAGATACTCACTTTGTCCATAAAGCATGGCATGATGACTCTGAAGTTGTTGGAAAAATTGAGTATACAATGATTGGTGACCCTTCACATAAAATTTCAGAAGCTTTCGAGGTCTTATCAGAAGACGGCTTAGCTCAACGTGGAACATTTATCATTGATCCAGATGGCATCATCCAAATGATGGAAATCAATGCCGATGGTATCGGACGTGATGCAAGCACTCTAATTGACAAAATCCATGCTGCTCAATATATTCGTCAACATCCAGGTGAAGTATGTCCCGCTAAGTGGAAAGAAGGATCTGAAACATTAACTCCAAGTCTAGATTTAGTTGGTAAAATTTAG
- a CDS encoding DNA/RNA non-specific endonuclease, producing the protein MKRKSGRSQLGLGKIILWVFLLSLLVVLLPFLGAIGLAASTYFALFQKNWKRAGAVLVAALCCFALTGLVSNSQTTSGKNKDWNQSNLVSSSSKPESSSTDSTSTATSSSQLNTSSSSINKEESQISASQFQSNGLLEFTKKKQLYLAPLDRLGRATLGHIQLRDADEPVNKRKNRISYNPVGWHNFKFPFGDGTKEAWLMNRGHLVGYQFSGLEEDGKNLVPMTAWLNSGNYAGMDSGNEEGILYYENLLDSWLANHPNYWLDYQVKAIYQGDELIPRQVELQYVGIDQEGQLLQISLGGDKESVDAYGITKVALENQSPNATINYVDGKAQGLVAKAQVVENQKTVPAQPSSSLEAQAPAQDPNRIVYVASHGTSDAYWYYKESMPSTTKLENVVEMKEADAISLGKHHSLNE; encoded by the coding sequence ATGAAAAGAAAATCAGGGAGATCACAGTTAGGACTTGGGAAAATTATTCTTTGGGTCTTTTTATTGTCTCTTTTAGTTGTACTATTACCTTTTCTAGGGGCGATTGGCCTAGCCGCAAGTACCTATTTTGCGCTGTTTCAAAAAAATTGGAAGCGAGCAGGCGCTGTCTTGGTAGCAGCTTTGTGCTGCTTTGCTCTGACAGGATTAGTGTCAAACTCTCAAACAACTTCAGGCAAGAATAAGGATTGGAATCAGTCAAACCTAGTTTCTAGTAGTAGTAAGCCTGAAAGTAGCTCTACTGATTCTACTAGCACTGCCACTAGTTCTAGTCAGCTAAATACTAGTTCGTCTTCTATAAATAAAGAAGAAAGTCAAATCAGCGCGAGTCAATTCCAAAGTAATGGCCTTTTAGAATTTACAAAGAAAAAACAGCTTTATTTAGCTCCATTGGATCGCTTGGGCCGTGCAACTTTGGGGCACATTCAGTTACGGGATGCTGATGAGCCGGTGAATAAACGTAAGAACCGCATTTCTTATAATCCAGTTGGCTGGCATAACTTTAAATTTCCATTTGGTGATGGAACTAAGGAAGCTTGGTTAATGAATCGTGGGCACTTAGTGGGTTATCAATTCAGTGGCTTAGAAGAGGATGGTAAGAATCTCGTACCAATGACTGCTTGGCTCAATTCGGGGAATTATGCGGGCATGGATTCTGGCAATGAGGAAGGGATTCTCTATTATGAAAATCTTCTTGACAGCTGGTTAGCTAATCACCCTAATTATTGGTTAGACTACCAGGTTAAGGCTATTTATCAAGGAGATGAATTAATTCCGCGTCAAGTTGAGTTGCAGTATGTTGGGATTGATCAGGAGGGCCAGCTTTTACAAATTTCTTTAGGTGGCGACAAAGAGTCAGTGGATGCTTACGGCATTACAAAAGTAGCTTTAGAAAATCAGTCTCCGAATGCAACCATTAATTATGTTGATGGGAAGGCCCAAGGCCTAGTCGCAAAAGCTCAAGTGGTCGAAAATCAAAAAACTGTTCCAGCTCAGCCTTCATCTAGTTTGGAAGCACAAGCACCAGCTCAAGATCCAAATCGAATTGTCTATGTAGCTAGCCATGGGACTTCAGATGCTTATTGGTATTATAAAGAAAGCATGCCGTCAACAACTAAACTTGAAAATGTTGTTGAGATGAAAGAAGCAGATGCTATCAGCTTAGGCAAACATCATTCCTTAAATGAATAA
- a CDS encoding alpha/beta hydrolase → MKSLFKSGQPNQPTLVLLHGTGGDEKDLLPIANYLNPNATVLSLRGDVSENGALRFFKRKAEGQFDLDVLEMRGQSLTEYIITKSQEKDFKLDNLVLVGFSNGANMAINLLLQEDSPFRQAILMAPMYPLEPRHSTPYVKKTQVFISMGQDDPIVSLADSQHVVDLFEERQAKIISFWVRSHQITQASLQAAKEWLNKL, encoded by the coding sequence ATGAAATCACTCTTCAAATCTGGACAACCAAATCAACCCACCTTAGTGCTCTTGCATGGAACAGGTGGTGACGAAAAAGATCTATTACCAATTGCCAACTACCTCAATCCTAATGCTACGGTCCTCTCCCTGCGGGGCGATGTTTCGGAGAATGGTGCTCTGCGCTTTTTTAAACGAAAAGCGGAAGGACAGTTTGATCTGGACGTCCTTGAGATGCGAGGGCAAAGCCTAACAGAATACATTATCACCAAAAGCCAAGAAAAAGATTTTAAACTAGATAACCTAGTCCTCGTCGGCTTCTCAAATGGTGCAAATATGGCAATTAATTTATTATTGCAAGAAGATAGTCCTTTTAGACAAGCTATCCTGATGGCTCCCATGTATCCACTGGAGCCCAGACATAGCACGCCCTATGTTAAAAAAACACAAGTCTTCATTTCAATGGGTCAAGATGACCCTATTGTTTCACTAGCAGACAGCCAACATGTAGTCGATCTTTTTGAAGAAAGACAAGCTAAAATCATTAGTTTTTGGGTTCGCAGTCACCAAATCACGCAAGCCAGTTTGCAAGCTGCCAAAGAATGGCTAAACAAACTATAA